In Thermomonas carbonis, a single genomic region encodes these proteins:
- a CDS encoding sensor histidine kinase, whose translation MASTQRHIREIFLLQLAIICLVVVLCVLGLQAMYGSMALPWLSAVAIAIALGAIVSATWMGYRATKRVVAPMEWLLREVARWDPHRPDTVALAPGNVPAEVQGDARKMAEALHALGQRLDTYVTRERDFTRDASHELRTPLTVIRVATDLIGHDEALSARSRRSLGRIQDAAESMESLMSALLLLARDSEVPLETEDFDVREVVEHEVEKVRPVLEDKGVALVLDMQAEPVLHAPPRVLQVIVCNLLSNAARFTDTGTVSVRLLHDRVEIEDTGIGMDAAALARAFEPFYRASIEQPVGPGLGLSIAQRLGRRCGWPLQLASVPGQGTRASILFAAVNRDQ comes from the coding sequence GTGGCCAGCACCCAGCGCCACATCCGCGAGATCTTCCTGCTCCAGCTGGCGATCATTTGCCTGGTGGTGGTGCTGTGCGTGCTCGGCCTGCAGGCGATGTACGGGTCGATGGCGCTGCCCTGGTTGTCGGCAGTGGCGATCGCGATCGCGCTGGGGGCGATCGTCAGCGCGACCTGGATGGGATATCGCGCGACCAAGCGCGTGGTCGCGCCGATGGAGTGGTTGTTACGCGAGGTCGCGCGCTGGGATCCGCATCGTCCGGATACCGTTGCACTGGCGCCGGGCAACGTGCCGGCCGAGGTGCAGGGCGATGCGCGCAAGATGGCCGAAGCCCTGCATGCGCTTGGCCAGCGGCTGGATACCTACGTCACCCGGGAGCGTGACTTCACCCGCGACGCCAGCCACGAGTTGCGCACGCCACTCACGGTGATTCGCGTGGCGACAGACTTGATCGGTCATGACGAAGCATTGTCGGCACGTTCGCGACGTTCTTTGGGGCGCATACAGGACGCGGCGGAGTCGATGGAATCGCTGATGTCCGCACTGCTCCTGCTCGCGCGCGACAGTGAGGTGCCGCTGGAGACCGAAGACTTCGACGTGCGCGAAGTGGTGGAGCACGAAGTGGAGAAGGTGCGGCCGGTGCTCGAGGACAAGGGCGTGGCGCTGGTGCTGGACATGCAGGCCGAACCGGTCCTGCACGCGCCGCCACGCGTGCTGCAGGTGATCGTGTGCAATCTGCTCAGCAATGCCGCGCGCTTCACCGACACCGGTACGGTCAGCGTGCGTCTGCTACACGATCGCGTGGAGATCGAGGACACCGGCATCGGCATGGATGCAGCGGCGCTCGCACGCGCATTCGAGCCGTTCTATCGCGCCAGCATCGAGCAGCCGGTGGGCCCGGGCCTCGGCTTGTCCATCGCGCAAAGGCTCGGTCGACGCTGCGGGTGGCCCTTGCAACTGGCCAGCGTGCCGGGGCAGGGCACCCGCGCCAGCATCCTGTTCGCGGCCGTCAACCGGGACCAATGA